Proteins from a genomic interval of Amphiura filiformis chromosome 9, Afil_fr2py, whole genome shotgun sequence:
- the LOC140160563 gene encoding uncharacterized protein, with translation MMAPITMITRQLGRQRVQLIVAFVLGFVLSSAYFHLSSDDVLIYQSVGIRSSVTNTSPDQQRPLSNNENLPIKHNPPIKQRKKILLDCGANTASTVQLFRETYPGGHDFIIHSFEIDDRLAPYFAPYANHVLHCPLAVSDKNGTMISYSESSWSPNKGMNNGADMQWGGGTLFVDRDEKRNEQTGGRRKLSVRKEVPTVDLSDWIKQHTTKDDYVIFKLDVEGAEFGILDKMMWDGTFEWIDKFYGEYHIGKPTNRGRLSQWLTALNVKLRGKSMLNWVGEKRTYEDFDIMHPITQTEVSRSPGQLRSTCYTHNHLAIVLLMSMNAKQSQKLAAIVEAYRKRLPITLFLYGDFVELFPDVVQSWSKQDNLKIGIRGNYQYPTGHLEKMSTNWIRECVVSTQMRLSELQIQTSFYLPTGISPNVISVAKSQGLTIIQPSAAFPPLNGTLMDYNNYYKYRDVERIPKALRMLHEQLLQSEGGILALDTDLPDTHLIIVFLLDYLVDNSGYEIVPLEKCIGK, from the exons ATGATGGcacctattaccatgattactcgcCAACTAGGCCGTCAGCGTGTGCAGCTTATTGTTGCATTTGTCCTAGGGTTTGTCTTATCTAGTGCCTATTTTCATCTTTCATCCGATGATGTCCTAATTTATCAGTCTGTTGGTATACGAAGCAGTGTGACGAATACTTCCCCTGATCAGCAGAG ACCGCTAAGTAACAACGAGAATCTCCCTATTAAACACAACCCACCGATTAAGCAACGTAAGAAAATCTTGCTTGATTGTGGAGCTAATACAGCGTCAACTGTGCAACTCTTCCGGGAGACCTACCCTGGTGGACATGATTTCATCATTCACTCATTTGAAATTGATGACCGGTTAGCTCCATATTTCGCACCATATGCAAACCATGTTCTGCACTGTCCATTGGCTGTCTCTGATAAAAACG GAACAATGATATCGTATTCGGAGTCGTCATGGTCACCCAATAAAGGTATGAATAATGGCGCTGACATGCAATGGGGTGGTGGTACATTATTTGTTGATCGAGACGAGAAACGCAACGAGCAGACAGGTGGGCGAAGGAAGCTGTCTGTACGCAAAGAG GTCCCAACTGTCGACCTTTCTGATTGGATCAAACAACACACAACCAAAGATGATTATGTCATATTCAAACTCGACGTAGAAGGTGCTGAATTCGGCATCCTCGATAAAATGATGTGGGATGGAACGTTTGAATGGATTGACAA GTTCTATGGGGAATATCATATTGGAAAACCAACAAATCGGGGCAGATTAAGTCAATGGTTGACAGCGCTAAATGTCAAACTGCGTGGAAAATCAATGCTTAATTGGGTTGGAGAAAAAAGAACCTACGAGGACTTTGACATCATGCACCCTATTACCCAAACAGAG GTATCTAGATCACCGGGGCAATTAAGGAGCACCTGTTATACTCATAATCACCTTGCCATTGTTCTATTGATGAGTATGAACGCAAAGCAATCTCAAAAACTTGCTGCAATCGTAGAAGCCTACCGGAAAAGGCTTCCGATAACTTTGTTCTTATATGGTGACTTCGTTGAACTATTCCCTGATGTAGTTCAGTCGTGGTCCAAACAAGACAACCTGAAAATAGGAATACGCGGAAATTACCAATATCCAACAGGGCATCTTGAAAAAATGAGTACCAACTGGATACGTGAATGTGTGGTTAGCACGCAAATGAGGCTATCAGAACTACAGATTCAAACTTCTTTTTATTTACCAACGGGAATATCACCGAATGTTATATCCGTTGCCAAGTCTCAAGGGTTGACAATCATTCAACCAAGTGCAGCTTTTCCTCCACTCAATG GGACTTTAATGGATTATAACAACTATTACAAATATCGTGATGTAGAAAGAATCCCCAAAGCTCTACGAATGCTTCACGAGCAACTACTGCAATCAGAAGGAGGAATTTTGGCCTTGGATACCGACTTGCCTGACACACACCTAATAATCGTGTTTTTATTAGACTATTTAGTCGACAACTCGGGTTACGAAATTGTACCTTTAGAGAAATGTATAGGTAAATAA